In bacterium, the genomic stretch GGGTGGTCCCCAACCGGATCCCCACCGTGGACGAACTGAACCTTCCCATCGTCTGCAAAAACCTGGCCATGCGCCCCCGGGGCCTGATACTGGTGACCGGCCCGGCCGGCTGCGGAAAGTCCACCACCATCGCCGCCATGGTGGAGACCCGCAACGCCAACCAGGACTGTCACATCGTCACCATCGAGGATCCCATCGAGTTCATCTACCAGGACAAGAAGGCCGAGATCAACCAGCGGGAGGTGGGCAAGGACACCCACAGCTTCACCAATGCATTAAAGAGCGTGCTGCGCCAGGATCCCGACATGATAGTGATCGGCGAGATGCGCGACCTGGAGACCATCCAACTGGCCATCACCGCGGCCGAGACCGGGCACCTGGTGCTTTCCACCCTGCACACCACCGATTCCATGCAGACCATCGACCGGATAGTGGAGGTCTTCCCGCCCCATCAGCAGGCCCAGGTCCGGATGCAGATCTCCGGCAACCTGCTGGCGGTGCTTTCCCAGGTGCTGCCCCAGCGGGCCGACGGCAAGGGCCGGATAGTGGCATACGAACTGATGCTGATCAACAGCGCCATCCGCAACCTGATCCGCGAGGGCAAGACCAGCCAGATCCCCTCGGCCATCCAGATGGGCACCAAGCAGGGCATGATGCCTTTGAACCATTCCCTGGCCGACCTGGTGCGCAAGCGGCTGATCACTTTGGACGAGGCTTTGATCCATACCGACAGCCCCGATGACCTGAAGAACAACCTGGCCCGGGCGGCGGCCCCTGTTCCCCCGGGGAAATAAGCTTCCGGACAAAACTGTTCCCGTAATCAGGGCACAATTACCAAGGTCGGATCTTCCGGCCTTTTGCTTTTTATTGTCTAACCACTCCTTTCCGGGATAGACAGGATTAACATGATTTCACGGGATTCATTCCCAAACAAATAGAAAAATACCGTAGCTACTTATCAAGGTTATCTTTGTTTTAGTGATATTAGGATGTGCCTTAAATGCATAGATAATCAAATGCTTTTAAATTATTATCTAATCAGCTCAGGAGACATGGGGAACAATAGGCGCCAACCCCGGTTGTCGCGTTAAAACGATCAGTGAGCATCGCAGTTGATGGCGGAAAAAGCTTGTCTGCATGTTTGAGGGCTGGGCCAAAGCCCGAGTTCAGACAAGCCCGCCGGCAACGAGAAGCGCAACGGCGGGCCCGCTGAAGCCTTGGCGTAAGCGTGGCCCGGAGAGTTTTAAGCGACGAGCTTTTTCT encodes the following:
- a CDS encoding PilT/PilU family type 4a pilus ATPase — translated: VVPNRIPTVDELNLPIVCKNLAMRPRGLILVTGPAGCGKSTTIAAMVETRNANQDCHIVTIEDPIEFIYQDKKAEINQREVGKDTHSFTNALKSVLRQDPDMIVIGEMRDLETIQLAITAAETGHLVLSTLHTTDSMQTIDRIVEVFPPHQQAQVRMQISGNLLAVLSQVLPQRADGKGRIVAYELMLINSAIRNLIREGKTSQIPSAIQMGTKQGMMPLNHSLADLVRKRLITLDEALIHTDSPDDLKNNLARAAAPVPPGK